Proteins encoded by one window of Zerene cesonia ecotype Mississippi chromosome 6, Zerene_cesonia_1.1, whole genome shotgun sequence:
- the LOC119840523 gene encoding pyruvate kinase-like isoform X2, giving the protein MRAPTVVIRRSIRKSVFQCGREKFSTLKGSSRSYAPSVSPLVNFQSGDLSNNSVKMVWCTIYDGKTESGSAEKPSMQLAASNALSNLDHMCSLDIDSRASYVRLSGIICTIGPASRSVEMLEKMMETGMNVARMNFSHGSHEYHAETIRNCREAEKNYSKKLGMPFSLAIALDTKGPEIRTGLLEGGGSAEVELKKGETLKLTTDPGYQERGNASTVFVDYKNITNVVKPGNRIFIDDGLISVICQSSTSDTLVCTIENGGMLGSRKGVNLPGLPVDLPAVSEKDKSDLLFGVEQGVDMIFASFIRNGAALQEIRGILGEKGKNIKIISKIENHQGMVNLDEIIAASDGIMVARGDLGIEIPPEKVSLAQKTMIARCNLVGKPVICATQMLESMVKKPRPTRAETSDVANAILDGADCVMLSGETAKGDYPLECVLTMANICKEAEAAIWHKQLFIDLVAQVKPPIEPAHSVAIASVEASSKCMASAIIVITTSGRSAYLLSKYRPRCPIIAVTRHAQTARQAHLYRGVLPLVYEEGVASDWLKDVDNRVQYGLQFGRKRGFLRTGDNVVLVTGWRQGSGYTNTMRIM; this is encoded by the exons ATGCGCGCGCCAACTGTCGTGATTCGACGTTCAATACGCAAGTCCGTATTTCAATGCGGCCGAGAGAAGTTTTCTACGCTAAAGGGCAGTTCAAGATCATATGCACCGTCGGTTTCGCCACTTGTGAATTTTCAGAGTGGTGATCTTAGCAACAATAGTGTAAAAATGGTTTGGTGCACAATTTACGATGGAAAAACCGAG AGCGGGTCTGCGGAGAAGCCAAGCATGCAGTTAGCTGCTTCCAATGCTCTGTCGAATCTGGACCATATGTGCAGCCTCGACATCGACTCCAGGGCTTCATATGTACGTCTCTCTGGAATCATCTGCACAATCG GGCCGGCGTCCAGAAGTGTCGAGATGCTGGAGAAAATGATGGAAACTGGTATGAACGTGGCCCGTATGAACTTCTCACACGGCTCGCACGAATACCACGCAGAGACGATCCGCAACTGCCGGGAGGCTGAGAAGAATTACAGCAAGAAACTCGGCATGCCATTTTCATTGGCCATCGCTTTGGATACTAAGGGACCGGAGATCAGAACTGGCCTTTTGGAAGGT GGTGGTTCCGCGGAAGTAGAGTTGAAAAAGGGTGAGACACTCAAACTAACAACCGACCCTGGGTACCAAGAGCGCGGCAACGCATCTACCGTGTTTGTCGATTACAAGAACATCACTAACGTAGTGAAGCCCGGTAACCGGATATTTATCGATGACGGTCTCATCTCTGTCATCTGTCAGTCATCGACTTCCGACACTCTGGTCTGCACTATCGAGAATGGAG GTATGCTCGGTTCAAGAAAGGGTGTGAACCTCCCCGGCCTGCCTGTAGACCTGCCTGCCGTGTCCGAAAAGGACAAGTCTGATTTGTTATTCGGTGTTGAACAAGGT GTCGACATGATTTTCGCGTCGTTCATCCGCAACGGAGCCGCCCTGCAAGAAATCCGCGGCATCCTGGGCGAGAAGGGGAAGAACATTAAGATCATCTCCAAGATCGAGAATCACCAGGGCATGGTCAACCTTGACGAGATTATTGCT GCATCTGACGGTATCATGGTAGCTCGAGGCGACTTGGGTATCGAGATTCCTCCAGAAAAGGTGTCTTTGGCGCAGAAAACTATGATCGCACGTTGTAATTTG GTCGGTAAACCGGTGATATGCGCGACGCAAATGCTGGAGTCGATGGTGAAGAAGCCGCGGCCCACGCGCGCCGAGACGTCGGACGTGGCCAACGCGATCCTCGACGGCGCGGACTGCGTCATGCTGTCCGGCGAGACGGCCAAGGGCGACTACCCGCTGGAGTGCGTGCTCACTATGGCCAACATCTGCAAGGAGGCTGAGGCGGCGATCTGGCACAAGCAGCTGTTCATCGATCTGGTTGCgcag GTGAAACCGCCAATCGAGCCAGCGCACTCAGTGGCGATCGCGTCCGTAGAGGCGTCGTCCAAGTGCATGGCGTCCGCCATCATCGTCATCACCACCAGCGGCCGGTCCGCGTACCTGCTCAGCAAGTACAGGCCGCGCTGCCCCATCATCGCCGTCACGCGGCACGCGCAGACCGCTCGCCAGGCGCACCTGTACCGCGGCGTGCTGCCCCTCGTGTACGAAG AGGGCGTGGCGAGCGACTGGCTAAAGGACGTGGACAACCGCGTGCAGTACGGGCTGCAGTTCGGGCGCAAGCGCGGCTTCCTGCGCACCGGCGACAACGTCGTGCTCGTCACCGGCTGGCGGCAGGGCTCCGGATACACCAACACCATGCGCATCATGTGA
- the LOC119840523 gene encoding pyruvate kinase-like isoform X1 yields MRAPTVVIRRSIRKSVFQCGREKFSTLKGSSRSYAPSVSPLVNFQSGDLSNNSVKMVWCTIYDGKTESGSAEKPSMQLAASNALSNLDHMCSLDIDSRASYVRLSGIICTIGPASRSVEMLEKMMETGMNVARMNFSHGSHEYHAETIRNCREAEKNYSKKLGMPFSLAIALDTKGPEIRTGLLEGGGSAEVELKKGETLKLTTDPGYQERGNASTVFVDYKNITNVVKPGNRIFIDDGLISVICQSSTSDTLVCTIENGGMLGSRKGVNLPGLPVDLPAVSEKDKSDLLFGVEQGVDMIFASFIRNGAALQEIRGILGEKGKNIKIISKIENHQGMVNLDEIIAASDGIMVARGDLGIEIPPEKVSLAQKTMIARCNLVGKPVICATQMLESMVKKPRPTRAETSDVANAILDGADCVMLSGETAKGDYPLECVLTMANICKEAEAAIWHKQLFIDLVAQVKPPIEPAHSVAIASVEASSKCMASAIIVITTSGRSAYLLSKYRPRCPIIAVTRHAQTARQAHLYRGVLPLVYEEGVASDWLKDVDNRVQYGLQFGRKRGFLRTGDNVVLVTGWRQGSGYTNTMRIIQVE; encoded by the exons ATGCGCGCGCCAACTGTCGTGATTCGACGTTCAATACGCAAGTCCGTATTTCAATGCGGCCGAGAGAAGTTTTCTACGCTAAAGGGCAGTTCAAGATCATATGCACCGTCGGTTTCGCCACTTGTGAATTTTCAGAGTGGTGATCTTAGCAACAATAGTGTAAAAATGGTTTGGTGCACAATTTACGATGGAAAAACCGAG AGCGGGTCTGCGGAGAAGCCAAGCATGCAGTTAGCTGCTTCCAATGCTCTGTCGAATCTGGACCATATGTGCAGCCTCGACATCGACTCCAGGGCTTCATATGTACGTCTCTCTGGAATCATCTGCACAATCG GGCCGGCGTCCAGAAGTGTCGAGATGCTGGAGAAAATGATGGAAACTGGTATGAACGTGGCCCGTATGAACTTCTCACACGGCTCGCACGAATACCACGCAGAGACGATCCGCAACTGCCGGGAGGCTGAGAAGAATTACAGCAAGAAACTCGGCATGCCATTTTCATTGGCCATCGCTTTGGATACTAAGGGACCGGAGATCAGAACTGGCCTTTTGGAAGGT GGTGGTTCCGCGGAAGTAGAGTTGAAAAAGGGTGAGACACTCAAACTAACAACCGACCCTGGGTACCAAGAGCGCGGCAACGCATCTACCGTGTTTGTCGATTACAAGAACATCACTAACGTAGTGAAGCCCGGTAACCGGATATTTATCGATGACGGTCTCATCTCTGTCATCTGTCAGTCATCGACTTCCGACACTCTGGTCTGCACTATCGAGAATGGAG GTATGCTCGGTTCAAGAAAGGGTGTGAACCTCCCCGGCCTGCCTGTAGACCTGCCTGCCGTGTCCGAAAAGGACAAGTCTGATTTGTTATTCGGTGTTGAACAAGGT GTCGACATGATTTTCGCGTCGTTCATCCGCAACGGAGCCGCCCTGCAAGAAATCCGCGGCATCCTGGGCGAGAAGGGGAAGAACATTAAGATCATCTCCAAGATCGAGAATCACCAGGGCATGGTCAACCTTGACGAGATTATTGCT GCATCTGACGGTATCATGGTAGCTCGAGGCGACTTGGGTATCGAGATTCCTCCAGAAAAGGTGTCTTTGGCGCAGAAAACTATGATCGCACGTTGTAATTTG GTCGGTAAACCGGTGATATGCGCGACGCAAATGCTGGAGTCGATGGTGAAGAAGCCGCGGCCCACGCGCGCCGAGACGTCGGACGTGGCCAACGCGATCCTCGACGGCGCGGACTGCGTCATGCTGTCCGGCGAGACGGCCAAGGGCGACTACCCGCTGGAGTGCGTGCTCACTATGGCCAACATCTGCAAGGAGGCTGAGGCGGCGATCTGGCACAAGCAGCTGTTCATCGATCTGGTTGCgcag GTGAAACCGCCAATCGAGCCAGCGCACTCAGTGGCGATCGCGTCCGTAGAGGCGTCGTCCAAGTGCATGGCGTCCGCCATCATCGTCATCACCACCAGCGGCCGGTCCGCGTACCTGCTCAGCAAGTACAGGCCGCGCTGCCCCATCATCGCCGTCACGCGGCACGCGCAGACCGCTCGCCAGGCGCACCTGTACCGCGGCGTGCTGCCCCTCGTGTACGAAG AGGGCGTGGCGAGCGACTGGCTAAAGGACGTGGACAACCGCGTGCAGTACGGGCTGCAGTTCGGGCGCAAGCGCGGCTTCCTGCGCACCGGCGACAACGTCGTGCTCGTCACCGGCTGGCGGCAGGGCTCCGGATACACCAACACCATGCGCATCAT cCAAGTGGAATAA
- the LOC119840523 gene encoding pyruvate kinase-like isoform X3 → MKAIVRDGIKSGSAEKPSMQLAASNALSNLDHMCSLDIDSRASYVRLSGIICTIGPASRSVEMLEKMMETGMNVARMNFSHGSHEYHAETIRNCREAEKNYSKKLGMPFSLAIALDTKGPEIRTGLLEGGGSAEVELKKGETLKLTTDPGYQERGNASTVFVDYKNITNVVKPGNRIFIDDGLISVICQSSTSDTLVCTIENGGMLGSRKGVNLPGLPVDLPAVSEKDKSDLLFGVEQGVDMIFASFIRNGAALQEIRGILGEKGKNIKIISKIENHQGMVNLDEIIAASDGIMVARGDLGIEIPPEKVSLAQKTMIARCNLVGKPVICATQMLESMVKKPRPTRAETSDVANAILDGADCVMLSGETAKGDYPLECVLTMANICKEAEAAIWHKQLFIDLVAQVKPPIEPAHSVAIASVEASSKCMASAIIVITTSGRSAYLLSKYRPRCPIIAVTRHAQTARQAHLYRGVLPLVYEEGVASDWLKDVDNRVQYGLQFGRKRGFLRTGDNVVLVTGWRQGSGYTNTMRIIQVE, encoded by the exons atgaaagctATAGTGCGAGACGGcataaaa AGCGGGTCTGCGGAGAAGCCAAGCATGCAGTTAGCTGCTTCCAATGCTCTGTCGAATCTGGACCATATGTGCAGCCTCGACATCGACTCCAGGGCTTCATATGTACGTCTCTCTGGAATCATCTGCACAATCG GGCCGGCGTCCAGAAGTGTCGAGATGCTGGAGAAAATGATGGAAACTGGTATGAACGTGGCCCGTATGAACTTCTCACACGGCTCGCACGAATACCACGCAGAGACGATCCGCAACTGCCGGGAGGCTGAGAAGAATTACAGCAAGAAACTCGGCATGCCATTTTCATTGGCCATCGCTTTGGATACTAAGGGACCGGAGATCAGAACTGGCCTTTTGGAAGGT GGTGGTTCCGCGGAAGTAGAGTTGAAAAAGGGTGAGACACTCAAACTAACAACCGACCCTGGGTACCAAGAGCGCGGCAACGCATCTACCGTGTTTGTCGATTACAAGAACATCACTAACGTAGTGAAGCCCGGTAACCGGATATTTATCGATGACGGTCTCATCTCTGTCATCTGTCAGTCATCGACTTCCGACACTCTGGTCTGCACTATCGAGAATGGAG GTATGCTCGGTTCAAGAAAGGGTGTGAACCTCCCCGGCCTGCCTGTAGACCTGCCTGCCGTGTCCGAAAAGGACAAGTCTGATTTGTTATTCGGTGTTGAACAAGGT GTCGACATGATTTTCGCGTCGTTCATCCGCAACGGAGCCGCCCTGCAAGAAATCCGCGGCATCCTGGGCGAGAAGGGGAAGAACATTAAGATCATCTCCAAGATCGAGAATCACCAGGGCATGGTCAACCTTGACGAGATTATTGCT GCATCTGACGGTATCATGGTAGCTCGAGGCGACTTGGGTATCGAGATTCCTCCAGAAAAGGTGTCTTTGGCGCAGAAAACTATGATCGCACGTTGTAATTTG GTCGGTAAACCGGTGATATGCGCGACGCAAATGCTGGAGTCGATGGTGAAGAAGCCGCGGCCCACGCGCGCCGAGACGTCGGACGTGGCCAACGCGATCCTCGACGGCGCGGACTGCGTCATGCTGTCCGGCGAGACGGCCAAGGGCGACTACCCGCTGGAGTGCGTGCTCACTATGGCCAACATCTGCAAGGAGGCTGAGGCGGCGATCTGGCACAAGCAGCTGTTCATCGATCTGGTTGCgcag GTGAAACCGCCAATCGAGCCAGCGCACTCAGTGGCGATCGCGTCCGTAGAGGCGTCGTCCAAGTGCATGGCGTCCGCCATCATCGTCATCACCACCAGCGGCCGGTCCGCGTACCTGCTCAGCAAGTACAGGCCGCGCTGCCCCATCATCGCCGTCACGCGGCACGCGCAGACCGCTCGCCAGGCGCACCTGTACCGCGGCGTGCTGCCCCTCGTGTACGAAG AGGGCGTGGCGAGCGACTGGCTAAAGGACGTGGACAACCGCGTGCAGTACGGGCTGCAGTTCGGGCGCAAGCGCGGCTTCCTGCGCACCGGCGACAACGTCGTGCTCGTCACCGGCTGGCGGCAGGGCTCCGGATACACCAACACCATGCGCATCAT cCAAGTGGAATAA
- the LOC119840521 gene encoding ubiquitin carboxyl-terminal hydrolase 1 — protein MPLNSMPETKKGVDRTKFSLSLNRNNATQLRNEIKKPGCNKITYTCEKSFDNKENKPVKRPLPNTYNNTLNAAKKLKPLTESLKVGASLGEPQLVILKPKEGSSAMLNGHHSSDNQYGGSSQAKAPIATLSNLGNTCFLNSVLYTLRYAPQFVHNLHHLVSDLSRVEQKLGSIRLKSSSLGRSAAGIVSSGTRSWSSKDLLSLGQSDNSSGKSKIQIATEKLHETYLSLRAVESKCMNTTADTSPEPYAADAFLAALRDVNSTFEGNRQQDAHELLVCILDNIRETCRALSARASRLQLQENGDSNGLSRPQTIEDGGKTLGNLRKSWKKRKEVKLNDRRCSPTEERAPSPADPERDERARPGWDFVADDFEGTMVVRTMCLECETVTQKAQAVCELCVPVGDDDAADEPFRAACLSSEYLRDQNKYWCERCLRYNEARRSVAYSRLPRLLVLQLKRFSGGMEKITRHAPTPLLMPCFCEPCARRPPDLPPAHRYILWAVIMHLGQTLTGGHYVAYARDSSQADVKCERESSNESATSNTGTSFMRTLFNRPRPQQTGCTARECCVPRHRPETGWLACDDDLVKPISNEEFEDLLSAEPKMRSAATPYLLFYVKSEVG, from the exons ATGCCCTTAAATTCTATGCCGGAAACTAAAAAAGGAGTTGATAGAACTAAATTTTCACTGTCtcttaatagaaataatgcaACACAATTAAGgaacgaaattaaaaaaccgGGTTGCAACAAAATAACTTATACCTGCGAAAAATCCTTcgacaataaagaaaataaacctGTCAAGAGACCTTTACCAAACACTTACAACAACACATTGAATGCtgcaaaaaaattgaaacCTTTGACTGAATCATTAAAAGTGGGAg CTTCATTGGGAGAACCACAGTTAGTGATATTAAAGCCCAAGGAAGGCAGCTCTGCCATGTTGAATGGCCACCACTCATCAGATAATCAGTATGGGGGGAGCTCCCAAGCCAAGGCTCCTATTGCCACCCTATCTAATCTTGGAAACACATGTTTTCTCAACAGTGTATTGTATACTTTGAG GTATGCCCCTCAATTTGTCCATAACCTGCATCACTTAGTGTCAGATTTGAGTAGAGTGGAACAGAAACTTGGCAGCATCAGGTTAAAGAGTTCCTCCCTCGGTAGGAGTGCAGCAGGCATTGTCTCCTCAGGGACAAGGTCCTGGAGCAGTAAAGATTTATTGTCCTTAGGGCAATCAGATAATAGTTCCggaaaaagtaaaatacag ataGCAACAGAAAAACTTCACGAAACATATTTAAGTCTACGTGCAGTGGAGAGCAAATGTATGAACACAACAGCTGACACAAGCCCTGAGCCGTATGCAGCTGATGCCTTTTTAGCAGCTCTGAGAGATGTTAACTCTACTTTTGAAG GTAACAGGCAACAAGATGCCCACGAATTACTGGTGTGCATATTGGACAATATCCGAGAGACATGTCGAGCGTTGAGCGCTCGCGCCTCGCGTTTACAGTTGCAAGAAAATGGAGATAG TAATGGCCTCAGTCGTCCCCAAACCATAGAGGATGGTGGCAAAACACTGGGTAACTTGCGCAAGTCATGGAAGAAACGCAAGGAGGTTAAGCTGAATGACAGACGGTGTTCCCCCACCGAGGAGCGGGCTCCTTCACCCGCTGACCCGGAGAGGGATGAGCGAGCCCGACCAGGGTGGGACTTTGTCGCTGATGATTTTGAAG GCACGATGGTAGTCCGCACGATGTGCCTGGAGTGCGAGACGGTGACGCAGAAGGCGCAGGCGGTGTGCGAGCTGTGCGTGCCCGTGGGCGACGACGACGCGGCCGACGAGCCCTTCCGCGCCGCCTGCCTCTCCAGCGAGTACCTGCGCGATCAGAACAAG TACTGGTGCGAGCGCTGCCTCCGCTACAACGAGGCGCGGCGCAGCGTCGCTTATTCGCGCCTGCCGCGGCTGCTGGTGCTCCAGCTGAAGCGCTTCAGCGGCGGCATGGAGAAGATCACCCGCCACGCGCCAACGCCGCTGCTGATGCCGTGCTTCTGCGAGCCgtgcgcgcgccgcccgcccgaCCTGCCGCCGGCGCACAG GTACATCCTGTGGGCGGTCATAATGCATCTCGGCCAGACCCTAACCGGCGGGCACTACGTCGCGTACGCGCGCGACAGCTCGCAGGCCGACGTAAAGTGCGAAAGAGAGAGCAGCAACGAATCAGCCACCTCCAACACCGGCACCAGCTTCATGCGGACACTCTTCAACCGACCCAGGCCTCAACAAACTGGCTGTACGGCCAGAGAATGCTGTGTGCCTAGACACAGGCCGGAAACCGGCTGGCTCGCCTGCGACGATGACCTCGTCAAACCGATATCCAATGAAGAGTTCGAAGACCTCCTCTCGGCTGAACCCAAAATGAGATCTGCAGCGACACCCTACCTACTATTTTATGTCAAAAGTGAAGTCGGCTAG
- the LOC119840523 gene encoding pyruvate kinase-like isoform X4: protein MASMELSGSAEKPSMQLAASNALSNLDHMCSLDIDSRASYVRLSGIICTIGPASRSVEMLEKMMETGMNVARMNFSHGSHEYHAETIRNCREAEKNYSKKLGMPFSLAIALDTKGPEIRTGLLEGGGSAEVELKKGETLKLTTDPGYQERGNASTVFVDYKNITNVVKPGNRIFIDDGLISVICQSSTSDTLVCTIENGGMLGSRKGVNLPGLPVDLPAVSEKDKSDLLFGVEQGVDMIFASFIRNGAALQEIRGILGEKGKNIKIISKIENHQGMVNLDEIIAASDGIMVARGDLGIEIPPEKVSLAQKTMIARCNLVGKPVICATQMLESMVKKPRPTRAETSDVANAILDGADCVMLSGETAKGDYPLECVLTMANICKEAEAAIWHKQLFIDLVAQVKPPIEPAHSVAIASVEASSKCMASAIIVITTSGRSAYLLSKYRPRCPIIAVTRHAQTARQAHLYRGVLPLVYEEGVASDWLKDVDNRVQYGLQFGRKRGFLRTGDNVVLVTGWRQGSGYTNTMRIIQVE, encoded by the exons atggcATCGATGGAATTA AGCGGGTCTGCGGAGAAGCCAAGCATGCAGTTAGCTGCTTCCAATGCTCTGTCGAATCTGGACCATATGTGCAGCCTCGACATCGACTCCAGGGCTTCATATGTACGTCTCTCTGGAATCATCTGCACAATCG GGCCGGCGTCCAGAAGTGTCGAGATGCTGGAGAAAATGATGGAAACTGGTATGAACGTGGCCCGTATGAACTTCTCACACGGCTCGCACGAATACCACGCAGAGACGATCCGCAACTGCCGGGAGGCTGAGAAGAATTACAGCAAGAAACTCGGCATGCCATTTTCATTGGCCATCGCTTTGGATACTAAGGGACCGGAGATCAGAACTGGCCTTTTGGAAGGT GGTGGTTCCGCGGAAGTAGAGTTGAAAAAGGGTGAGACACTCAAACTAACAACCGACCCTGGGTACCAAGAGCGCGGCAACGCATCTACCGTGTTTGTCGATTACAAGAACATCACTAACGTAGTGAAGCCCGGTAACCGGATATTTATCGATGACGGTCTCATCTCTGTCATCTGTCAGTCATCGACTTCCGACACTCTGGTCTGCACTATCGAGAATGGAG GTATGCTCGGTTCAAGAAAGGGTGTGAACCTCCCCGGCCTGCCTGTAGACCTGCCTGCCGTGTCCGAAAAGGACAAGTCTGATTTGTTATTCGGTGTTGAACAAGGT GTCGACATGATTTTCGCGTCGTTCATCCGCAACGGAGCCGCCCTGCAAGAAATCCGCGGCATCCTGGGCGAGAAGGGGAAGAACATTAAGATCATCTCCAAGATCGAGAATCACCAGGGCATGGTCAACCTTGACGAGATTATTGCT GCATCTGACGGTATCATGGTAGCTCGAGGCGACTTGGGTATCGAGATTCCTCCAGAAAAGGTGTCTTTGGCGCAGAAAACTATGATCGCACGTTGTAATTTG GTCGGTAAACCGGTGATATGCGCGACGCAAATGCTGGAGTCGATGGTGAAGAAGCCGCGGCCCACGCGCGCCGAGACGTCGGACGTGGCCAACGCGATCCTCGACGGCGCGGACTGCGTCATGCTGTCCGGCGAGACGGCCAAGGGCGACTACCCGCTGGAGTGCGTGCTCACTATGGCCAACATCTGCAAGGAGGCTGAGGCGGCGATCTGGCACAAGCAGCTGTTCATCGATCTGGTTGCgcag GTGAAACCGCCAATCGAGCCAGCGCACTCAGTGGCGATCGCGTCCGTAGAGGCGTCGTCCAAGTGCATGGCGTCCGCCATCATCGTCATCACCACCAGCGGCCGGTCCGCGTACCTGCTCAGCAAGTACAGGCCGCGCTGCCCCATCATCGCCGTCACGCGGCACGCGCAGACCGCTCGCCAGGCGCACCTGTACCGCGGCGTGCTGCCCCTCGTGTACGAAG AGGGCGTGGCGAGCGACTGGCTAAAGGACGTGGACAACCGCGTGCAGTACGGGCTGCAGTTCGGGCGCAAGCGCGGCTTCCTGCGCACCGGCGACAACGTCGTGCTCGTCACCGGCTGGCGGCAGGGCTCCGGATACACCAACACCATGCGCATCAT cCAAGTGGAATAA